From Chelatococcus sp. YT9, a single genomic window includes:
- a CDS encoding DUF2239 family protein, whose protein sequence is MSQSTPTCLTAFHGEALLARGSWIDVALAVHSAVGHDPDIEVLTFDDATGQIIDLDVRGSAQDVAERYAAMVAIPQVSAPSSVSGERSRGRPKLGVVAREVTLLPRHWEWLAAQPGGASQTLRRLVETARRNDEGQGEARAGRDRAYRFMATMAGNWAGFEEATRALFKGDRDQLHATTATWPIDVQQYIGRLAWGNAPDETEV, encoded by the coding sequence ATGTCCCAATCGACCCCCACATGCTTGACGGCTTTCCACGGCGAGGCCCTGCTCGCCAGGGGGAGCTGGATTGATGTCGCGCTTGCTGTTCATTCTGCCGTCGGACACGATCCGGATATTGAAGTGCTGACCTTCGACGATGCGACCGGCCAGATCATTGATCTGGATGTGCGGGGCTCTGCGCAGGACGTTGCGGAGCGCTACGCCGCCATGGTCGCGATCCCACAGGTCTCAGCTCCATCCTCAGTCTCCGGCGAACGCAGCCGCGGACGACCGAAGCTCGGTGTTGTCGCGCGAGAGGTAACTCTCTTGCCCCGCCATTGGGAGTGGCTGGCTGCGCAGCCGGGCGGAGCTTCGCAGACGTTGCGCCGCCTTGTAGAGACCGCTCGCCGGAATGATGAGGGTCAGGGCGAGGCGCGGGCTGGTCGCGATCGCGCTTACCGGTTCATGGCTACCATGGCCGGAAATTGGGCGGGCTTCGAGGAGGCTACCCGTGCGCTGTTCAAAGGGGATCGTGATCAGCTTCACGCCACCACAGCCACTTGGCCGATCGATGTTCAACAATACATCGGTCGGCTCGCATGGGGTAACGCGCCAGATGAGACCGAGGTTTGA
- a CDS encoding GIY-YIG nuclease family protein, protein MNREERKAHIAAYKERKTVAGIYAGECTATGAHWVGRAPDLSTIRNRLEFTLGQGLHRHAGLQAAWHTHGLDAFRLKTLETIDEDLPSYVAERLLGDRLAYWCAELKAARL, encoded by the coding sequence ATGAATCGCGAGGAGCGGAAGGCGCATATTGCTGCCTACAAAGAGCGAAAGACCGTCGCCGGCATCTATGCGGGTGAATGCACGGCGACAGGCGCCCATTGGGTCGGCCGAGCGCCGGATCTCTCCACCATCCGGAACAGGCTCGAGTTCACCTTGGGGCAGGGTCTGCATCGCCATGCCGGGCTGCAAGCGGCGTGGCATACCCACGGCCTGGACGCTTTCCGCCTCAAGACCCTCGAGACAATCGACGAAGATCTGCCCTCCTACGTCGCTGAGCGTTTGCTGGGTGACCGTCTTGCCTATTGGTGCGCGGAATTGAAGGCCGCGAGACTTTAA